One part of the Chryseobacterium sp. 7 genome encodes these proteins:
- a CDS encoding SRPBCC family protein codes for MSHKITVSATINADAKKVWSYYTNPEHITQWNFADPSWQCPSASNDMKVGGKYSARMEAKDGSFGFDFEAVYDEIKDGENFRYTMPDGRQVQVDFKENTGQTNVDVDFDPENQNPEEMQKGGWQAILDNFKKYTEAN; via the coding sequence ATGAGCCACAAAATCACAGTTTCTGCTACCATTAATGCAGATGCAAAAAAAGTATGGAGCTATTATACGAATCCTGAACACATCACTCAATGGAACTTTGCCGACCCTTCATGGCAGTGCCCTTCTGCCTCCAATGATATGAAAGTAGGTGGAAAATACTCTGCAAGAATGGAAGCTAAAGACGGAAGTTTCGGTTTCGATTTTGAAGCAGTTTATGATGAAATAAAAGATGGTGAAAACTTTAGGTACACCATGCCGGACGGAAGACAGGTGCAGGTTGACTTTAAAGAAAATACCGGTCAAACTAATGTAGATGTAGATTTTGATCCGGAAAACCAGAATCCTGAAGAAATGCAGAAAGGAGGCTGGCAGGCTATTCTTGATAATTTCAAGAAATATACGGAAGCCAATTAG
- a CDS encoding serine hydrolase domain-containing protein produces the protein MISKKLITAFTLLPLLSNTMDAQVQLKGYEKKMDSIIQTEFGNTNEPGGVFLITQHGKKLYQKAFGKANLELNVNMTSGNVFQIGSMTKQFTAVAILMLEQEGKLNVNDPISKYIKDYPNGDQITIHHLLTHTSGIKDFTKIKSLSSITQKEMKPEEMVNFFKNEPVDFAPGEKFDYNNSGYVILGYIIELASRSTYEDFIKKNIFDKAGMRHSYYASDRKVIPQRAYGYHKKEQGFVNKTIISFSVPFSSGSLMSTADDMLKWQQALNQNLLLNSKETQKAFQKYKLNNGEEFTYGYGWHLKDLNGIPDREHGGSVFGFKSMGVYIPDEDIYVIGLSNCDCHSPTEVTKMLAKATLNEIKVSSRKP, from the coding sequence ATGATTTCAAAAAAACTGATCACCGCTTTTACTCTGTTACCATTATTAAGCAATACAATGGATGCACAGGTACAATTAAAAGGATATGAAAAGAAAATGGACAGCATTATCCAGACTGAATTCGGGAATACAAATGAGCCTGGCGGCGTTTTTCTGATCACTCAACACGGAAAGAAGCTGTACCAGAAAGCATTCGGGAAAGCGAACCTTGAGCTCAACGTCAATATGACATCGGGTAATGTTTTCCAAATCGGATCAATGACCAAACAGTTTACTGCCGTAGCGATTTTGATGCTGGAGCAGGAAGGAAAACTCAATGTTAATGATCCCATTTCCAAATACATCAAAGATTATCCCAATGGAGATCAAATTACTATTCATCATCTTCTGACGCATACATCAGGAATAAAAGATTTTACAAAAATAAAATCACTCTCCTCTATCACTCAAAAAGAGATGAAACCCGAAGAAATGGTGAATTTTTTCAAAAACGAACCTGTAGATTTCGCTCCGGGAGAGAAATTTGACTATAACAATTCCGGCTATGTTATTTTAGGATATATCATAGAACTGGCTTCCAGAAGCACTTATGAAGATTTTATTAAGAAAAATATTTTTGACAAAGCTGGAATGCGTCATTCTTATTACGCTTCCGACAGAAAAGTTATCCCTCAAAGAGCTTACGGATATCATAAAAAAGAACAGGGATTTGTGAATAAAACGATTATCAGCTTTAGTGTTCCATTTTCTTCCGGTTCTCTGATGTCGACCGCAGATGATATGCTGAAATGGCAGCAGGCTTTGAATCAAAATCTATTGTTAAATTCAAAGGAAACTCAAAAAGCTTTTCAGAAATATAAACTGAATAACGGTGAAGAATTTACTTACGGCTACGGATGGCATTTAAAGGATCTCAATGGAATTCCTGACCGCGAACATGGAGGAAGCGTATTTGGATTTAAAAGCATGGGTGTTTACATTCCTGATGAAGATATTTATGTGATTGGACTCAGCAACTGTGACTGCCACTCTCCTACTGAAGTGACCAAAATGCTTGCGAAAGCAACTTTAAATGAAATTAAAGTCTCATCAAGGAAACCATAA
- a CDS encoding MFS transporter encodes MKHKYLKLLVILLGQLLTIMDIFIINVSIPSIQRDLHASNGEMQFMIAAYLIGFASLLITGGRLGDLYGRKKIYMIGLIAFMISSIACGFSVGAGQLVISRFVQGISAAMMAPQVLSMIHILFSDHQERTKAMGWYGITIGIGTVLGQFLGGYFSSLTIMEEPWRLIFLMNIPICLAAAFFTLKILDESKLSVKQSFDIMGVLILSAGLFCTTYALTMYEHEGVHFKNVSLMIVSVGILFTFIKNQKKRIQNKRAYLIDFELFSYKNFNLGIIAVSFFFIMLDSYFYILSLFFQNGLKMIPLAAGEIIVFQGLGFILASVISVKPILKYGKKALITGLLFIIVVLILQLFLFRVEMSFPVFCLLLFLHGLGIGAVIPSLANIALSGMPEKLIGNASGVYNTFQQVAAIVGIVAVGSVFYYFLGTKPALQQYHNAFSVTLLINIFCLIFVMICIFKIPDHVLPEMRHKK; translated from the coding sequence ATGAAACATAAGTATTTGAAACTATTGGTGATATTGTTGGGTCAGTTGTTGACGATCATGGATATTTTTATCATCAATGTGTCCATCCCTTCCATACAGCGTGATCTTCATGCTTCAAACGGAGAAATGCAGTTTATGATTGCAGCTTACCTCATTGGATTTGCCTCTTTACTGATTACAGGAGGGCGATTGGGTGATCTGTACGGGAGAAAAAAGATCTATATGATTGGATTGATTGCTTTTATGATAAGCTCGATTGCCTGTGGATTTTCTGTAGGAGCAGGACAGCTGGTTATTTCAAGGTTTGTGCAGGGGATAAGCGCTGCGATGATGGCCCCTCAGGTATTGTCTATGATACATATTCTTTTTTCGGATCATCAGGAACGCACCAAAGCAATGGGCTGGTACGGAATTACGATTGGAATAGGAACTGTTTTAGGGCAGTTTCTCGGAGGTTATTTTTCATCTCTGACGATAATGGAAGAGCCCTGGAGACTTATTTTTCTGATGAATATTCCTATATGTCTAGCTGCAGCATTCTTTACACTGAAAATATTGGATGAATCCAAACTTTCTGTGAAACAGTCATTTGATATTATGGGTGTTTTGATTCTTTCCGCAGGATTGTTCTGTACCACCTATGCATTAACAATGTATGAGCATGAAGGGGTTCATTTCAAAAATGTTTCATTGATGATTGTTTCTGTCGGAATTTTGTTCACATTTATAAAAAATCAAAAGAAAAGAATCCAAAATAAACGAGCTTATCTTATTGATTTTGAATTGTTCAGTTATAAAAATTTTAATCTCGGAATCATCGCGGTTTCTTTCTTTTTTATCATGCTGGACTCTTATTTTTATATCCTATCTCTCTTTTTTCAGAATGGTTTAAAGATGATCCCGTTAGCAGCTGGAGAAATTATTGTTTTTCAGGGACTAGGCTTTATTTTGGCTTCTGTTATTTCAGTCAAACCGATTCTGAAATATGGCAAAAAAGCCCTGATAACAGGACTTTTGTTTATTATTGTGGTTCTTATTCTTCAACTGTTTTTGTTCAGGGTGGAGATGAGCTTTCCGGTTTTTTGTCTGCTGTTATTTTTGCATGGACTGGGAATAGGGGCCGTCATCCCATCGCTGGCTAATATTGCGCTTTCAGGAATGCCTGAAAAATTGATTGGGAATGCCTCCGGAGTTTATAATACTTTTCAGCAGGTTGCCGCTATTGTCGGAATTGTTGCTGTAGGAAGTGTTTTCTATTATTTTCTTGGAACAAAACCTGCTTTGCAACAATATCATAATGCCTTCTCTGTTACTTTACTGATCAATATTTTCTGTTTGATTTTTGTAATGATCTGTATTTTTAAAATTCCGGATCATGTTCTTCCTGAAATGAGACATAAAAAATAA
- a CDS encoding TetR/AcrR family transcriptional regulator: MMKKEKVRERIIRVASDLFYKQGYNSTGINQIIAEADIAIGSLYNHFSSKNDLLQAYLVKEELDWFDGFEKSTSKISNPREKLLGLIDYRKKLQQTSKFAGCHFIKIVSEIGEGNSSVSAFAKQHKEKQKEMIRTLVNEYAVQVQKTDSDLIAENIFLLIEGAVVTSTINRQNDAFDQVKKIVQGLLP; the protein is encoded by the coding sequence ATGATGAAAAAAGAAAAAGTACGCGAAAGAATTATCAGGGTTGCTTCAGATCTGTTTTACAAACAAGGATATAATTCTACGGGAATCAATCAGATTATTGCTGAAGCTGATATTGCTATTGGTTCTTTGTACAATCACTTTTCATCTAAAAATGATCTTCTTCAGGCCTATCTTGTCAAAGAAGAACTGGATTGGTTTGATGGGTTTGAAAAAAGTACTTCTAAAATTTCAAACCCGAGAGAAAAACTTCTGGGGCTTATTGATTACAGAAAAAAACTGCAGCAGACTTCAAAGTTTGCAGGATGCCACTTCATTAAAATTGTCTCCGAAATAGGAGAGGGTAATTCTTCTGTCTCAGCTTTTGCTAAACAGCATAAAGAAAAGCAAAAAGAGATGATTAGAACACTCGTTAATGAATATGCAGTTCAAGTGCAGAAGACAGATTCTGATTTAATAGCAGAAAATATTTTTCTGTTAATAGAAGGAGCAGTTGTTACATCCACGATCAATAGACAAAATGATGCTTTTGACCAGGTGAAAAAAATTGTTCAGGGTTTATTGCCTTAA
- a CDS encoding VOC family protein, producing the protein MSSTNPVVYFEIPVNDLERAEKFYSAVFNFSFDKEIIDGYEMALFPFEEKNSGITGALAKGEVYKPSKDGVIIYFKTENIDQTLEKAVQYGGSVLYPKRTDEK; encoded by the coding sequence ATGAGTTCTACCAATCCTGTCGTCTATTTTGAAATTCCTGTGAATGATTTGGAACGTGCTGAAAAGTTTTATTCTGCTGTTTTCAACTTTAGTTTTGATAAAGAAATCATAGACGGTTATGAGATGGCTTTGTTTCCTTTTGAAGAAAAAAACAGTGGTATCACAGGAGCATTGGCCAAAGGAGAGGTTTACAAACCTTCAAAAGATGGTGTCATTATTTATTTTAAAACTGAAAATATTGACCAAACATTGGAAAAAGCTGTTCAATATGGAGGTTCTGTTCTTTATCCTAAAAGAACAGACGAAAAATAA
- a CDS encoding TetR/AcrR family transcriptional regulator, producing the protein MKTKNKILSKALELFNDKGYNNITTRHIAAELHMSAGNLHYHFKHSEDIVKVLFSELTLKMDELLNKMKKKENKTLEDLYRFTYSTCEIFYSFRFIFINFIDILNQNPDIESKYEGINFSRKEEFQLIFSGLQKNHIFQKDVPHFIIEGLVEQVFIIADNWLTHNRLILKLNQEEAVQHYTLLQMNLFYPLLNKEQQKLYEQHYIR; encoded by the coding sequence ATGAAGACCAAGAATAAAATTCTGTCAAAAGCACTGGAATTATTTAATGACAAAGGATATAACAATATTACCACAAGGCATATTGCGGCTGAACTTCATATGAGTGCGGGAAATCTGCATTATCACTTCAAACATTCGGAAGACATCGTTAAGGTTCTTTTCTCAGAGCTTACCTTAAAAATGGATGAGCTGCTGAATAAGATGAAAAAAAAGGAGAATAAAACGCTGGAAGACCTTTACAGGTTTACTTATTCTACGTGCGAAATTTTTTATTCTTTCCGTTTTATATTCATCAATTTTATAGATATTCTGAATCAGAATCCTGACATCGAATCTAAATATGAAGGAATCAATTTCAGCAGGAAAGAAGAATTTCAGCTGATTTTTTCCGGTCTTCAGAAGAACCATATATTTCAGAAAGATGTTCCTCATTTTATTATAGAAGGGCTTGTGGAGCAGGTTTTCATTATTGCTGACAACTGGCTTACGCACAACAGGCTTATTTTGAAACTTAATCAGGAAGAAGCGGTTCAACATTATACACTGCTGCAAATGAATCTTTTTTATCCGCTTCTCAATAAAGAGCAGCAAAAGCTTTATGAACAACATTACATCAGATAA
- a CDS encoding GNAT family N-acetyltransferase encodes MNNITSDNHIIIRKGISDDLPEMLQLFTATIDEVCKKDYDLQQLQAWKSGAENEGRWIKVIRDQYVLTAVIENKIVGFCTLDQGNYIDLLFVHKDYQHRGIATMLYQKIEQEALLHHEKELTADVSKTAKIFFEKKGFQVVQEQTVNVKGTSMVNYKMVKHLIS; translated from the coding sequence ATGAACAACATTACATCAGATAATCATATCATCATCAGAAAAGGCATCAGTGATGATCTTCCGGAAATGTTGCAGCTTTTTACAGCAACAATAGATGAAGTATGTAAAAAAGACTACGATCTTCAACAGCTCCAAGCCTGGAAATCCGGCGCAGAGAATGAAGGAAGATGGATAAAGGTAATCAGAGACCAATATGTTTTAACCGCTGTCATCGAAAATAAAATAGTGGGCTTCTGTACGCTCGATCAGGGAAATTATATTGATCTGCTTTTTGTACACAAAGATTACCAGCATAGAGGTATTGCAACAATGCTCTACCAAAAGATTGAACAAGAAGCTCTACTCCATCATGAGAAAGAACTTACCGCTGATGTAAGCAAAACAGCCAAAATATTTTTTGAAAAGAAAGGCTTTCAGGTTGTTCAGGAGCAGACTGTCAATGTGAAAGGAACTTCTATGGTCAATTATAAAATGGTAAAACACCTCATCTCCTAA
- a CDS encoding helix-turn-helix domain-containing protein — protein MELHSEYHEYRISVPQEFENVFTHFYFAENSSETSVTKTLLPTYQTILLFCFGESAMMSTREKTIIDIDKCMVFGPVRQAFEYTLPTDCSILVANFKDDAFFRFFGKISIEQSVRHPDKLLEENCFTELWHQLTQLTSATEQVDHILEFCKPYLQDRDMTSKLLSSFENDLLNPVKVIAEQTQQTERNIQRKQKEQFGYSLKELTRYNRFLKAIQLIEKETEKQNQVKWFTIIDECGYYDQSQLIHDFKHFINISPAQYLKFQQEICNPKSK, from the coding sequence ATGGAATTACATTCAGAATATCATGAATACAGAATTTCAGTTCCACAGGAATTTGAAAATGTATTTACTCATTTTTATTTTGCTGAAAATTCTTCTGAAACATCAGTTACCAAAACACTTTTACCTACGTATCAGACTATCCTGTTATTTTGTTTCGGAGAAAGTGCCATGATGTCTACACGGGAAAAAACAATCATAGATATTGATAAATGTATGGTATTCGGGCCAGTGAGACAAGCTTTTGAATATACCCTTCCTACTGACTGTTCTATTCTGGTTGCCAATTTCAAAGATGATGCATTTTTCAGGTTTTTTGGAAAAATATCTATTGAACAGTCGGTAAGACATCCAGATAAACTGCTGGAAGAAAACTGTTTTACGGAGCTTTGGCATCAACTTACTCAATTAACTTCAGCCACAGAGCAGGTAGATCACATTCTTGAATTCTGTAAACCTTATCTGCAGGATCGGGATATGACCAGCAAGCTTTTGAGCAGTTTTGAGAATGATCTTTTAAATCCTGTTAAAGTCATTGCAGAACAGACTCAGCAGACGGAAAGAAACATACAGCGAAAACAGAAAGAACAGTTTGGATATTCCTTAAAAGAGCTTACCCGCTACAACCGTTTTTTAAAAGCTATCCAACTCATTGAAAAAGAAACCGAAAAACAAAATCAGGTCAAATGGTTTACTATCATTGATGAATGTGGTTACTACGATCAAAGCCAGCTTATCCATGATTTCAAGCATTTTATTAACATCTCTCCGGCTCAGTATTTAAAATTCCAACAGGAAATCTGTAATCCAAAGTCCAAATAA
- a CDS encoding NAD(P)H-dependent oxidoreductase gives MRHLIIYVHPNENSLNHTLLNTVVETLHSQNQETVVRDLYKIGFNPVFSLQDMQGQFQGKLSDDVKTEQEHISWAEQITFIYPIWWTGLPAMMKGYIDRVFSYGFAYRYDQGIQKGLLKGKKTVIINTHGKSHEEYEKTGMDKALTLTSDNGIFIYSGLEIIRHLFFDKADKASPENLEIWKGQIKNLYSEQVLNY, from the coding sequence ATGAGACATTTAATCATTTACGTGCACCCCAACGAAAACAGTTTAAATCATACCCTTTTAAACACTGTTGTTGAAACGCTTCATTCCCAAAATCAAGAGACTGTGGTAAGAGATCTTTATAAAATCGGTTTCAATCCTGTCTTTTCTTTGCAAGATATGCAGGGACAATTTCAGGGGAAATTATCTGATGATGTGAAAACTGAACAGGAGCATATTTCATGGGCAGAACAGATTACTTTTATCTACCCAATCTGGTGGACCGGGCTTCCTGCTATGATGAAAGGCTATATAGACCGTGTATTCAGTTATGGCTTTGCCTACCGTTATGATCAGGGCATACAGAAAGGGCTTCTGAAAGGTAAAAAAACCGTTATCATCAATACTCATGGAAAATCTCATGAAGAATATGAAAAAACAGGAATGGATAAAGCTCTTACGCTCACTTCCGATAATGGCATTTTTATCTATTCAGGGCTGGAAATCATCAGACATTTATTTTTTGACAAAGCAGATAAAGCTTCTCCCGAAAATCTGGAAATCTGGAAAGGTCAGATTAAAAATTTATACTCTGAACAGGTACTCAACTATTAA
- the tyrS gene encoding tyrosine--tRNA ligase, whose amino-acid sequence MIHPLQENVAIILPENGLEEKLAQAEKENRKLYIKLGFDPTAPDLHLGHAVVLKKLKQFQDLGHQIIIVVGSFTARIGDPTGKNKARKPLSAEDVQHNAQTYINQLSKVIDIQKTKIVFNSDWLDGLDFSEVIQLLSKVTVAQLMHRNDFNKRFTENTPIAMHELVYPILQGFDSVKIACDIEMGGTDQLFNCTMGRQLQEVHQMPAQIVMCMPLLKGLDGKEKMSKSLNNIIGLTDEPNEMFGKTMSIPDALIEEFINLTTNFSVEEKAGILSRIKEGENPMNIKKLIAKNIISQYHNSTSAENAEQFFINQFQNKNFEEKVYEPVAIGSLKSIENKISLVELCHQLKSDLSKSAIRRLIESGGIQINTIKIMNSDQEMELIPQTKIKIGRRGFFELI is encoded by the coding sequence ATGATTCATCCATTACAAGAAAATGTGGCTATCATCCTGCCGGAAAACGGTCTGGAAGAAAAACTGGCTCAGGCCGAAAAGGAAAACAGAAAACTTTACATCAAGCTGGGATTTGATCCTACCGCTCCGGATCTGCATCTGGGACATGCCGTAGTCTTAAAAAAACTGAAACAGTTTCAGGACCTGGGCCATCAGATCATTATTGTCGTAGGAAGCTTTACCGCAAGAATTGGCGACCCCACCGGAAAAAATAAAGCAAGAAAGCCGTTGAGTGCTGAGGATGTTCAGCATAATGCTCAAACATATATCAATCAGCTCTCTAAGGTAATTGATATACAGAAGACGAAAATTGTTTTCAATTCTGACTGGCTGGACGGTTTGGATTTTTCTGAGGTGATTCAGCTGCTTTCAAAAGTGACCGTTGCCCAATTAATGCATCGCAATGATTTTAATAAAAGGTTTACAGAAAATACTCCTATTGCCATGCACGAACTTGTATACCCGATTCTTCAGGGTTTTGATTCTGTAAAAATAGCCTGTGATATTGAAATGGGAGGTACAGATCAGCTATTCAACTGCACAATGGGAAGACAGCTTCAGGAAGTACATCAGATGCCTGCTCAGATTGTGATGTGTATGCCATTGCTGAAAGGCCTTGACGGAAAGGAAAAAATGAGCAAATCCCTGAACAATATTATCGGACTGACCGATGAGCCCAATGAAATGTTTGGAAAAACAATGTCTATTCCCGATGCTTTGATTGAAGAATTTATTAATCTCACCACAAATTTTTCTGTAGAAGAAAAAGCAGGAATTCTTTCCAGAATAAAAGAGGGTGAAAATCCTATGAATATTAAAAAGCTCATTGCTAAAAATATCATCAGCCAATACCACAACTCCACTTCGGCTGAAAATGCGGAACAGTTTTTTATCAACCAGTTTCAGAATAAAAATTTTGAAGAGAAAGTGTATGAACCTGTAGCCATTGGTTCATTGAAAAGCATTGAAAATAAAATTTCTCTGGTTGAACTGTGTCATCAGCTTAAAAGTGACCTCAGCAAATCAGCCATACGAAGATTAATTGAGAGTGGAGGAATTCAGATCAATACCATCAAAATAATGAACTCTGATCAAGAAATGGAACTGATCCCTCAAACTAAAATAAAAATCGGAAGAAGGGGCTTTTTTGAACTAATATAA
- a CDS encoding GNAT family N-acetyltransferase, protein MNPDLHYKQADETDIDFLLDLRMKTMNPHYESSGLSTDRETTLQRVLFQFEKAHIIFLNNQPIGLLKVNRTFTNIEVLQLQIDPSQQGNGIGKKILTDILEEASLAGKTVSLSVLKTNKARHLYQSLGFRIVDEDQYSYFMETERQ, encoded by the coding sequence ATGAATCCTGACCTGCATTACAAACAAGCTGACGAAACAGATATTGATTTTCTTCTCGATCTCAGAATGAAAACGATGAATCCTCATTATGAATCTTCAGGGCTTTCTACAGACAGAGAAACGACTCTGCAAAGGGTTTTATTTCAGTTTGAAAAAGCCCATATTATTTTTTTAAACAATCAGCCCATCGGACTGTTAAAAGTAAACAGAACGTTTACGAATATTGAAGTTCTGCAGCTTCAGATAGATCCCAGCCAGCAAGGTAATGGTATTGGAAAAAAGATTTTGACGGATATTCTGGAGGAAGCTTCATTAGCTGGAAAAACAGTTTCATTAAGTGTTTTAAAAACCAATAAAGCACGGCATCTTTATCAAAGTCTTGGGTTCAGAATTGTGGATGAGGATCAGTATTCTTATTTTATGGAAACGGAAAGACAATAA
- a CDS encoding helix-hairpin-helix domain-containing protein, whose amino-acid sequence MKKTIKVVSVLDTAKSYEYVDENPIRGGMKDVYFSPDKDYVVAFYRNPLDEGQKERIMRIVSTYLQNIKSGNSSEYFLNEIFRWPYDIVERNKLTGIVVPVYHHKFYFAKGYIGSDNIQGQDKVGKWFTAPMFRNQQYPLRLDQSELGDWLSYFQIAVNISRGVKKLHQMGLAHSDLSYNNILVDPVTKSACIIDIDGLVVPKLFPPEVIGTADFIAPEVLKTKHLNLQDPNRHLPNQKTDLHALAVLIYMYLLRRHPLRGGKIWDLDSERDEILSMGEKAMFVEHPENLSNHVKSDHLRKWDAFWGDPQKIPYTITGPYISELFRKAFIDGLHDPIRRPTANEWETALLKTVDLIQPCSNSSCTEKWYVFDNTGNPKCPFCGTPHQGTLPVLDLYFRFDDEVWKPENHRLMVYHNQYLFKWHVSRKIIRNENLTMQDKMPVGYFTFHQGKWVLVNQGLAGMKDVTEQKEILPGSMVELTDGKKILLSSEEGGRLIYVTMANQ is encoded by the coding sequence ATGAAAAAGACCATTAAGGTTGTCTCTGTTCTGGACACAGCCAAATCCTATGAATATGTAGATGAGAACCCTATCCGTGGCGGGATGAAAGATGTTTATTTTTCGCCAGATAAAGATTATGTAGTCGCTTTCTACCGAAATCCGCTGGATGAAGGTCAAAAAGAAAGAATCATGAGAATTGTTTCCACCTATCTTCAGAATATAAAAAGTGGGAATTCTTCGGAATACTTTCTGAACGAAATATTCAGATGGCCTTACGATATTGTTGAGAGAAATAAACTCACAGGAATTGTAGTTCCCGTTTATCATCATAAATTCTATTTTGCCAAAGGATATATCGGTTCAGATAATATTCAGGGACAGGATAAAGTGGGGAAATGGTTTACCGCTCCTATGTTCCGAAATCAACAATATCCGTTGAGACTCGATCAGTCAGAGCTGGGAGATTGGCTGAGCTATTTTCAAATTGCAGTCAATATCAGCAGAGGAGTAAAAAAACTGCATCAGATGGGGCTGGCACATTCCGATTTATCCTATAATAATATTCTGGTAGATCCGGTAACAAAATCTGCCTGTATTATTGATATTGACGGTCTTGTAGTTCCCAAACTCTTTCCGCCGGAAGTGATAGGAACTGCAGATTTTATTGCCCCCGAAGTGTTGAAAACAAAACATTTGAATCTTCAGGATCCGAACAGACATTTACCCAATCAGAAAACAGATCTGCATGCCCTCGCTGTCCTGATTTATATGTATCTGCTGAGAAGACATCCTCTTCGTGGAGGAAAAATCTGGGATCTGGATTCTGAACGGGACGAAATTTTATCCATGGGAGAAAAAGCGATGTTTGTAGAACACCCGGAAAATCTTTCCAATCATGTGAAATCAGATCATCTCAGAAAATGGGATGCATTCTGGGGAGATCCTCAAAAGATTCCGTATACCATTACAGGCCCATATATTTCAGAATTGTTCAGAAAAGCATTCATTGATGGGCTGCATGATCCTATCAGACGTCCTACGGCCAATGAATGGGAAACCGCTTTATTGAAAACCGTAGACCTGATCCAGCCTTGCTCTAATTCAAGCTGTACAGAAAAATGGTATGTCTTTGATAATACCGGCAATCCAAAATGTCCGTTCTGCGGAACACCTCATCAGGGAACACTTCCGGTATTAGATCTGTATTTCAGATTTGATGATGAAGTATGGAAGCCGGAAAATCACAGATTAATGGTTTATCATAATCAGTATCTGTTCAAATGGCATGTTTCCCGAAAAATAATACGCAACGAAAACCTGACCATGCAGGATAAAATGCCTGTGGGATATTTTACATTCCATCAGGGGAAATGGGTATTGGTAAATCAGGGCTTAGCCGGAATGAAAGATGTTACAGAACAGAAAGAAATTCTGCCAGGTTCTATGGTTGAACTTACTGATGGTAAAAAAATACTTTTATCCTCAGAAGAAGGCGGAAGATTGATCTACGTAACCATGGCAAATCAGTAA